The Gemmatimonadales bacterium genome includes the window CAAGGTGTCGTTGCGCGCACGGCGCACGTTCTTGCCCGGATGGATTCTGGTGCCGCGCTGGGTGACGAGGATGTTTCCCGCGCGCACCGTCTCGCCGCCGTAGTGCTTCACGCCCAGGTATTTCGGATTGCTGTCGCGCCCGTTCCGGCTCGAGCCGACGCCCTTCTTGTGTGCCATGCTTTCCTCAGCCGAGCTTGAGCTCCGTGATGCGGACCTCGGTGTACCGCTGCCGATGCCCGGTCTTCCGGCGGTATCCTTTCCGCCGCTTGAACTTGAATACGTAGATCTTGGGCTCCTTGCCCTCGCCCACCACCTCGGCCTCGACCGACGCGCCCGGCACGAGCGGCTGACCCGCGCGGATGGTCTGCCCGTCCGACGAGAGTAACACGTCGCTAAAGGTGAGCTTGGCGCCCGGCGCCGCCTCGAGCAGCGGAAGCCTGAGCGTCTTGCCCTGCTCCGCGCGAAACTGTTTGCCGGCGGCCCGGAAGATTGCGTACATGAAGATCCCGATCCTGGTAAATAGCCTGCAAAACTAGCCCAGGCGGGACTTGTGAGCAAGCGCCGCGTCGATCTGCCTGATGAGCGCTTCGGGAGTGAACGGCTTCTGGAGGACCGCACCTTCGAACCCGGCCGGGCGGTCCTCGCGCAACTGTTCGGCCGAATAACCCGACATGAAGAGGATCGGCAGCGCCGGCCAGCGCTGCCGGAGTCCGCGGGCGAGCTCGGCCCCGCCGATCCGCGGCATCATGAGGTCGGTGAGCACCAGGTCGGGTGGTCCCAGCCGCTCGACCACCTCGAGCGCGTCGCCTCCGTCGCATGCCTCGAGCACCTGGAAGCCGCGCTGCGCGAGACTTCGCGCGATGATGGCGCGCACCGCCGCATCGTCTTCGGCCACGAGAATGGTTCCGCCGGGCCGCGGCGCATCCACGCTGCGCGCGCGGCCCGGCCGCGCTTCGGTGGTGGCCGGGCGGGGCACCGCCGGCAGGTACAGCGTAAACGCGCTGCCCTGCCCCGGCGCGCTCGTCAGGCCGATATGTCCTTGGTTCTGCGTGATGATACCATAGACGGCGGCCAGACCGAGCCCGGTGCCCTGCCCGAAGGGCTTGGTGGTGAAGAACGGCTCGAACATCCGGGCCCGCGTCGCGGCGTCCATGCCGGTGCCGGAGTCGCGCACCGTGAGCGCGGCGTAGTGGCCCGGCGGAATCTCCCCGCCATCCGCCGCGGCGGCGGCGCTCGGGAGCTCGGTCTCGGCGGTGTCAATCGCGAGCTCACCACCGGCCGGCATCGCGTCGCGTGCGTTGAGTGCCAGGTTCACGATCACCTGCTCCAACTGGCCCGGGTCGGCCACCACCCACGGCTGATCACGAGACGTAATCACGAGCCGGCGAGCTTCCCCCAGCAGGCGCCGGATGACGGGCTCGAGCGAATGTACCGCCGCATCGAGATCGACGGGCCGCGGTTGATAGAAGCTTCGGCGGCTGAAGGCGAGCAGCTGCTGGGTGACCGCGGTGGCATGCTGGGCGGCCTTGGCGATTTCCCGCACCTCGGCGAGCCGGTCGGCGCCCAGGCCAGGCTGCTGAAGGAGAAATTCGCTGAAGCCCAGGATCACCGTCATCATATTATTGACCTCGTGCGCCACGCCGCCCGCCAGCGCTCCGACCGACTCGATCCGCTGGGCGTGCTGCAGGTGCTGCTCGGCCCGGCGCACCGCCGCCTCCGCCCCGAGCCGGTCGGTGATGTCCCGGATGACCAGATGCACCGAGAGCTGCGCGTCGTCCATGAACGCGAGCGCCCGCACCTCGACGTCGACCACCGTTCCGTCCAGCCGGCGAAAGCGGTCGCGCACCGGCGCCGCGAGCTCGGCCGGGTCTGCGCCCTCGACCAGCTCGGCCCGTACGGCCTTGAGATAGGGCGGGTCGAGAAACCTGCTGATCGGCTGGCCGACAAGCGCGTCCCGGTCCGGCGCCCCGGCGAGCTGCACGGCCGCGCTGTTGGCGAACACGATCCGCTCGCCGTGGTGGATCAGGAGCGCGTCGGGCGCAAGCTCCACCAACTGACGAAAGAGATCATCGCGCTCGCGCTGCCGGCGCTCCCGCTCGCGATGGGTCACGCTGCCTCCGTTCAGGGGCCGCGCGGCTGCGCGACGCCTCGAAACATGGTGCCCGTGTGGCTCACGTAACGCAGCTGAATCAGGCGATCGAGAATGGCATCGAGCGCCTCGCGCGCCAGCCCAGTTTGCTCCTCGATCGCGCTGCGCGACTCGGCACCCCACCGGACGATCGCCTCGAGCACCAGGATCTCCTGCTCGGTGAGTCCCGGATAGCGCCCGTGCC containing:
- the rpmA gene encoding 50S ribosomal protein L27 — translated: MAHKKGVGSSRNGRDSNPKYLGVKHYGGETVRAGNILVTQRGTRIHPGKNVRRARNDTLFALVDGVVTFEFKDKNRRKVSVYPAESPTES
- the rplU gene encoding 50S ribosomal protein L21, coding for MYAIFRAAGKQFRAEQGKTLRLPLLEAAPGAKLTFSDVLLSSDGQTIRAGQPLVPGASVEAEVVGEGKEPKIYVFKFKRRKGYRRKTGHRQRYTEVRITELKLG
- a CDS encoding response regulator produces the protein MTHRERERRQRERDDLFRQLVELAPDALLIHHGERIVFANSAAVQLAGAPDRDALVGQPISRFLDPPYLKAVRAELVEGADPAELAAPVRDRFRRLDGTVVDVEVRALAFMDDAQLSVHLVIRDITDRLGAEAAVRRAEQHLQHAQRIESVGALAGGVAHEVNNMMTVILGFSEFLLQQPGLGADRLAEVREIAKAAQHATAVTQQLLAFSRRSFYQPRPVDLDAAVHSLEPVIRRLLGEARRLVITSRDQPWVVADPGQLEQVIVNLALNARDAMPAGGELAIDTAETELPSAAAAADGGEIPPGHYAALTVRDSGTGMDAATRARMFEPFFTTKPFGQGTGLGLAAVYGIITQNQGHIGLTSAPGQGSAFTLYLPAVPRPATTEARPGRARSVDAPRPGGTILVAEDDAAVRAIIARSLAQRGFQVLEACDGGDALEVVERLGPPDLVLTDLMMPRIGGAELARGLRQRWPALPILFMSGYSAEQLREDRPAGFEGAVLQKPFTPEALIRQIDAALAHKSRLG